In the Chloroherpetonaceae bacterium genome, one interval contains:
- a CDS encoding PDZ domain-containing protein, whose translation MPANRLVQYTQAVETLEKNHYLLRYFVRNEDRDFVAFSINKTKLAMHAKAFFAITIITLSTSSWNDMPILASRTAVKSASLRPTKAAKQSDLPKYAAAYRIESLAPNLHLYQISITVQNTEQKPELDFILPAWRPGRYQIQNYAANVQEFSARAGKVPLFSTKIDKQTWRVRTDNHSEVTVSYKYYAGAQLDAGNSYVGREEMYFNGSNLFMYTPETRFKPVSLYIDYPEGWSVATQLQRTDNPRLFTAETYDDLIDSPTIASPTLVTFSTKVKGVTLHICFHNGDALSGSRFNPAQISKDLAKIVETQFEMMKDVPLKEYWFLYHIMPYPFGHGVEHKNSTSIVLGPIDAVNTAEFYDRFLSITSHEFYHVWNIKRIIPKEFVPYDYTREVYTPMLYVSEGFTSYYGDLTLARSKLWSAKRYLSDLAANITSMQNQYGRKVQPLALSSFDAWLSGYGTGRANSTVNFYSKGELVGLILDMEIRKRTANKASLDDVMRLLNTEFAQKQRGFSAKDFESLVERVGQSSFAEFFEKYVYGTDELPFEQALAVAGLEVRKLPAPQPYFGASVKTERDFQVIESVVPESPAALAGFDKGDMLVAINNESLMGKTLTAALAKLKADTTVKIAFFRDGKLMEKSVKLAEAYTYDIVKRANPTALQRAVAESWLGTLWNEI comes from the coding sequence ATGCCTGCGAATAGACTGGTGCAATATACGCAGGCTGTAGAGACTTTGGAAAAGAATCACTATCTTCTGCGCTACTTTGTTCGCAATGAGGATAGGGATTTTGTTGCGTTCTCTATCAACAAAACTAAACTTGCAATGCACGCTAAGGCATTTTTTGCCATTACAATCATCACACTTTCAACAAGCTCGTGGAACGATATGCCTATCTTAGCGAGTAGAACTGCGGTAAAATCTGCATCGCTGCGCCCTACAAAAGCAGCAAAGCAGTCCGATTTGCCCAAATATGCAGCGGCATACAGAATTGAGTCACTCGCACCAAACCTGCACCTTTACCAAATTTCCATTACGGTGCAGAACACAGAGCAAAAGCCAGAGCTGGATTTCATTTTGCCAGCGTGGCGACCAGGGCGCTACCAGATTCAAAACTACGCGGCTAATGTGCAGGAGTTTAGCGCTCGAGCGGGCAAAGTGCCGCTCTTTTCCACCAAAATTGATAAGCAAACTTGGCGTGTGCGTACCGACAATCACAGTGAGGTAACCGTATCCTACAAATACTACGCTGGCGCACAGCTCGATGCGGGAAACTCATATGTGGGACGAGAGGAGATGTATTTCAATGGCTCAAATCTTTTTATGTACACACCTGAGACGCGCTTCAAACCCGTTAGCCTTTACATTGACTACCCAGAAGGCTGGTCTGTAGCCACCCAGCTGCAACGCACCGATAACCCACGACTCTTTACGGCGGAAACCTATGATGACTTAATTGATTCGCCAACGATTGCCAGTCCTACACTTGTAACTTTCTCTACAAAGGTCAAGGGCGTAACGCTTCACATCTGTTTCCACAACGGTGATGCGCTCAGCGGTAGCCGCTTCAATCCGGCACAGATTTCAAAAGACCTTGCAAAAATCGTAGAGACGCAGTTTGAGATGATGAAAGACGTGCCGCTAAAGGAATACTGGTTTCTCTACCACATTATGCCATATCCATTTGGACACGGCGTTGAGCACAAGAACTCAACCTCTATCGTGCTTGGTCCAATTGATGCAGTCAATACGGCTGAATTCTATGACCGCTTCTTGTCCATCACCTCACACGAGTTTTATCACGTCTGGAACATTAAGCGCATCATTCCAAAAGAATTCGTGCCTTACGACTACACACGAGAAGTTTATACCCCGATGCTCTATGTTTCCGAAGGCTTCACAAGTTACTATGGCGACCTAACCTTAGCACGCAGCAAGCTCTGGTCAGCAAAGCGCTACCTGAGTGACTTGGCAGCAAACATTACAAGTATGCAGAACCAGTACGGACGCAAGGTGCAGCCCTTAGCGCTCTCTTCGTTTGATGCATGGCTGTCGGGATATGGAACAGGGCGAGCCAATAGCACCGTGAATTTTTATAGCAAAGGAGAGCTAGTCGGGCTAATTTTGGATATGGAAATTCGAAAGCGCACCGCAAACAAAGCCTCGCTGGACGATGTGATGCGGCTACTGAACACAGAATTTGCTCAGAAGCAGCGCGGTTTCTCTGCAAAAGATTTCGAGTCGCTGGTTGAGCGGGTTGGACAGTCGTCCTTTGCCGAATTTTTTGAAAAATATGTCTATGGCACCGATGAATTGCCCTTCGAGCAAGCACTAGCAGTAGCAGGGCTTGAAGTACGAAAGCTGCCAGCACCACAGCCTTACTTTGGTGCGTCAGTAAAAACAGAGAGAGATTTTCAAGTAATTGAAAGCGTTGTGCCTGAGTCGCCTGCTGCACTGGCTGGCTTCGACAAAGGCGATATGCTAGTGGCTATCAATAACGAATCATTGATGGGGAAAACGCTCACGGCAGCGCTAGCAAAGCTCAAGGCCGATACAACGGTAAAAATTGCCTTTTTCCGAGACGGCAAACTGATGGAGAAAAGCGTAAAGCTGGCGGAAGCTTACACCTACGACATTGTAAAAAGAGCAAATCCAACAGCACTACAAAGAGCAGTGGCTGAATCGTGGCTTGGCACGCTATGGAATGAGATATGA
- a CDS encoding DUF429 domain-containing protein gives MPIKSKVFFGVDLAGRIDEPTGIAAISDKRELILVNTVKPDIAINNYIEYHRPVLVGIDAPLSLPSGKYGTYASRKCDRDLTTLGIPTFATSMLAQLTFRAISLRKHLEPRYDAIEVYPQATKARLGIAPSGKKNGAESREYLQTKLSRYVKNMPRASKILLSDDEIDAIIAAYTAYLHFHKLTEPIGDSQEGVIYIPVPDINKRLAELNHTC, from the coding sequence ATGCCGATAAAGTCGAAAGTCTTCTTCGGTGTCGACCTTGCAGGTCGCATTGATGAACCCACCGGCATTGCTGCCATCTCTGACAAGCGAGAACTTATCTTGGTCAATACGGTCAAGCCTGATATTGCCATCAACAACTACATTGAGTATCACCGCCCCGTGCTGGTCGGTATTGATGCGCCACTTTCTCTTCCCAGTGGCAAATACGGCACATATGCCAGCCGTAAGTGCGACCGTGACCTTACAACTTTGGGGATTCCCACATTTGCCACATCAATGCTTGCTCAACTCACGTTTCGGGCAATTTCGCTGCGCAAGCATTTAGAACCTAGATACGACGCTATTGAAGTCTATCCGCAGGCAACGAAGGCACGCTTAGGCATTGCACCCAGTGGCAAAAAAAATGGGGCGGAGTCACGTGAGTATTTGCAGACAAAACTTTCGCGCTATGTCAAAAATATGCCACGTGCCTCTAAAATCTTGCTTAGCGACGACGAAATTGATGCGATTATTGCTGCCTACACCGCCTATCTACACTTCCACAAGCTCACTGAACCTATCGGCGATAGCCAAGAAGGTGTCATTTACATTCCTGTCCCTGACATCAACAAACGCCTCGCTGAGCTCAATCACACCTGCTAA
- a CDS encoding insulinase family protein, which produces MQKSIFIFLAVALFAVSQAGFAQKIDRTKKPEAGPAPEASFPNYTETTLPNGLKIFVIESDRKPTITVRILVKAGSRFDGEKAGLASLTAELLGRGSKKRKASDFAREADKIGADYDATAGDDATFITMSGLTKYTDKLLELLADAVLNPTFPEEQLEIVRKQTLSSITAGKKTPATLASNLQRKVLFGEHPYGKVQTEESVNAIKVEDLKNFYNAHYFANNATIAVVGDVKTAEIVKKLQKYFGKWKQGTPPRQTVAEMPEISGKMIHLVDLPGSVQSNIRVAFRSIPRNNPDIVELGVVESVLGGGFSGRLFQNLREKHGWTYGAYLGGSALLLSGYTSASAEVRNAVTDSAIVEILSEMRRIKSELIAEEELKLQREYLTGNYLLSLERAEQNATRLQNIEFYGLPADYYKTYAKKVSSVTPERALELAKKYIEAENLAIIVVGDAKEIKPKLEKIAKVRVYDTDLRPVISLTLDLTGEELIKKHIEAIGGEAAIRKIQDRLIEGKVNIFAGPQTIEGTFKQAQKFPNKQMQSITTPLFSQEVYCDGKKVVQSGMGGTRELSGEELSAALENAQFNELYRYAELKYKITAKEKKMMKGRPVYVAELERPSGRKSTLIFDAEDFMLISETRKQNTPQGELEVTTTFSDFKPVDGVIQPFKITQSLGMADVQLVVSSIKHNSGISDEMFVKK; this is translated from the coding sequence ATGCAGAAGTCTATTTTCATTTTCTTAGCGGTAGCACTCTTTGCAGTAAGCCAAGCGGGCTTTGCACAAAAAATTGACCGCACCAAAAAGCCCGAAGCAGGACCTGCGCCAGAAGCCTCGTTCCCAAACTACACCGAGACGACTTTACCAAATGGGCTTAAAATTTTCGTCATTGAATCAGACCGCAAGCCAACTATTACTGTCCGAATTTTGGTAAAGGCAGGTAGTCGCTTCGACGGTGAGAAGGCAGGTTTAGCGAGTTTGACGGCTGAGCTACTGGGCAGAGGCTCAAAAAAGCGGAAAGCCTCAGACTTTGCTCGAGAAGCGGATAAAATCGGTGCAGATTACGATGCTACAGCAGGTGATGATGCAACCTTCATCACGATGTCAGGTTTGACCAAATACACTGACAAGCTGCTCGAATTGCTGGCTGATGCAGTGCTGAATCCCACCTTCCCAGAAGAGCAGCTGGAAATTGTGCGCAAGCAAACACTCTCCAGCATTACGGCTGGCAAGAAAACCCCCGCCACGCTGGCAAGCAACCTGCAGCGCAAAGTGCTCTTTGGTGAACACCCCTACGGTAAGGTTCAAACTGAAGAGAGCGTAAATGCAATCAAAGTAGAGGACTTAAAGAACTTTTACAATGCACATTACTTTGCAAACAATGCGACGATTGCCGTAGTGGGTGATGTCAAAACTGCGGAGATTGTCAAAAAGCTCCAGAAGTATTTTGGCAAGTGGAAGCAAGGCACACCGCCAAGGCAGACGGTAGCCGAGATGCCTGAAATAAGCGGCAAGATGATTCACTTGGTTGATTTGCCCGGCTCCGTGCAGTCTAATATTCGCGTTGCATTTCGGAGCATACCTCGCAACAACCCCGACATCGTAGAGCTGGGTGTGGTGGAATCCGTATTAGGCGGAGGCTTTTCAGGGCGACTGTTTCAAAATCTGCGCGAAAAACACGGTTGGACATATGGGGCATACTTGGGCGGCAGCGCGCTCTTGCTTTCTGGCTACACAAGTGCCAGTGCAGAAGTGCGCAATGCGGTAACTGACTCAGCGATTGTGGAAATTCTGTCAGAAATGCGTCGCATCAAGTCGGAGCTGATTGCTGAAGAGGAGCTTAAGCTCCAGCGTGAGTATCTGACAGGCAATTATCTCTTAAGCCTTGAGCGCGCTGAGCAAAACGCCACACGCTTGCAAAACATTGAGTTCTACGGGTTGCCAGCCGATTACTACAAGACATATGCCAAAAAAGTCAGCAGCGTAACGCCTGAACGTGCGTTAGAGCTTGCAAAGAAATACATTGAAGCTGAGAATTTAGCCATCATCGTCGTGGGCGACGCAAAAGAAATCAAGCCGAAGTTAGAAAAAATTGCAAAAGTGCGCGTCTACGACACAGACCTTAGGCCTGTCATTTCACTCACGCTCGACCTAACTGGCGAAGAGCTTATCAAGAAACACATTGAAGCAATTGGTGGCGAAGCAGCAATTAGGAAGATTCAAGACCGATTGATTGAGGGCAAAGTGAACATCTTTGCAGGTCCGCAAACCATTGAAGGCACTTTTAAGCAAGCACAGAAATTTCCAAACAAGCAGATGCAAAGTATCACAACACCGCTGTTCTCGCAGGAAGTCTATTGCGATGGCAAAAAGGTGGTGCAAAGTGGAATGGGTGGCACGCGTGAGCTGTCGGGCGAAGAGTTGTCGGCGGCATTAGAAAATGCACAGTTTAATGAACTCTATCGCTATGCCGAATTGAAGTACAAAATTACAGCGAAAGAGAAAAAGATGATGAAAGGCAGGCCTGTCTATGTAGCAGAGTTGGAGCGACCGTCTGGCAGAAAATCGACGCTCATTTTTGATGCGGAGGACTTTATGCTGATTTCCGAGACGCGCAAGCAAAACACGCCGCAAGGCGAGCTGGAAGTAACGACTACATTTTCAGACTTCAAGCCCGTAGATGGCGTCATTCAGCCGTTCAAGATTACGCAGTCTCTGGGAATGGCAGATGTGCAGCTTGTCGTGAGCAGCATCAAGCATAACTCAGGTATTTCAGACGAGATGTTTGTGAAGAAGTAG
- a CDS encoding insulinase family protein: MRQFIIILLLLLCFCVEASLAQQSKSQPPKRKKIEFIEYDLPNGLHVILHQDRSLPVVATYVLYHVGSKNESPDRTGFAHFFEHLMFEGTENIKRGQIDKLISGAGGNLNASTSFDATDYFFNLPSNQLKLALWIESERMLHAKIDSVGVETQRQVVKEERRLRYENQPYGTVFFNLASTVFAGTPYAWTPIGEAQYIDQATIDEFRAFYKKYYVPNNATLAIAGDFDIEETKKLVEAYFGEIPRGADIERPKITFALQTEPQYREVVKDNTPLPATIHAWRATTQTDKDAYALEILANILANGKSSRLYKRMVEDEQVAVQATFFPFLQENVGMIAVFAVGNRGVDIKELDRIIDEEVKKVVEKGVTDEELEKAKNQKEAEFANAFGSMFSRARSLANYHRFYGNTNLINTELEEYLKVTRQDVQRVAKKYLTEKNRSLIHYPTPDGKKGQ, from the coding sequence ATGCGGCAGTTCATCATTATTCTGCTACTACTGCTATGTTTCTGCGTGGAAGCCAGTCTTGCACAGCAGAGCAAAAGCCAACCTCCAAAACGCAAAAAAATTGAGTTCATTGAATACGACCTGCCAAATGGCTTACATGTAATTTTGCATCAAGACCGCTCTCTGCCTGTCGTTGCCACATATGTGCTCTACCATGTTGGTAGCAAAAATGAATCGCCTGACCGAACAGGCTTTGCGCACTTCTTTGAACACCTGATGTTTGAAGGCACGGAGAACATCAAGCGGGGACAAATTGACAAGCTCATCTCTGGTGCAGGAGGCAATCTTAATGCATCAACCTCCTTTGATGCAACCGACTACTTCTTCAACCTGCCGTCCAATCAGCTCAAACTGGCGCTGTGGATTGAATCCGAACGAATGCTGCACGCCAAGATTGACTCGGTCGGTGTAGAAACACAGCGACAAGTCGTCAAAGAAGAGCGTCGTTTGCGTTATGAGAATCAGCCATATGGCACAGTTTTTTTTAACCTTGCATCAACTGTGTTTGCAGGCACGCCATATGCTTGGACACCTATCGGCGAAGCGCAGTATATTGACCAAGCCACGATTGACGAGTTCCGTGCATTCTACAAAAAGTATTATGTGCCCAACAATGCAACCTTAGCGATTGCAGGGGATTTTGATATTGAGGAAACCAAAAAACTGGTTGAAGCCTACTTCGGTGAAATCCCACGTGGTGCCGACATTGAGCGACCCAAAATCACCTTTGCGTTGCAAACCGAGCCACAATACCGCGAAGTGGTCAAAGACAATACGCCACTGCCTGCAACCATTCACGCTTGGCGTGCTACGACGCAAACTGACAAAGATGCCTACGCACTGGAAATCCTTGCAAATATTCTCGCTAACGGCAAAAGCTCACGGCTCTACAAGCGAATGGTCGAAGATGAACAGGTTGCCGTGCAAGCTACATTCTTCCCGTTTCTGCAAGAAAATGTGGGTATGATCGCTGTATTCGCCGTTGGAAATCGTGGAGTAGACATCAAGGAGCTGGACAGAATCATTGATGAAGAAGTAAAGAAAGTGGTTGAAAAAGGTGTAACAGACGAGGAACTGGAAAAGGCAAAAAACCAGAAGGAAGCAGAGTTTGCAAATGCGTTTGGCTCAATGTTTAGCCGAGCACGCAGTTTGGCGAATTATCATCGCTTCTATGGTAATACGAATCTCATTAACACAGAGCTGGAGGAATACCTCAAAGTTACACGTCAAGATGTGCAGCGCGTGGCAAAGAAATATCTCACGGAAAAAAATCGCTCGCTGATTCACTACCCGACGCCTGACGGCAAAAAAGGACAGTAA
- a CDS encoding dihydroorotate dehydrogenase, translated as MLTTKAAVPETAALKVRPCAVSLGRGLDLKNPVMLASGTASYGEELSALVNLNALGGLVTKAISLEPREGNLPPRIVETPAGMLNAIGLANVGVERFVAEKLPFLRTLQLAVVVNIVGRSIEDYCEVVRRLDREAGISGYEINLSCPNVKGECIIFGVDEGATYEITAALRAITSRHLMIKLTPNVTSIAKIALAAERGGADSVSLINTVVGMAVDYRTRRPKLHNITGGLSGPAIKPIALAKVWEVYQAVRIPIVGMGGISSFEDAMEFFLVGAKAIQVGTMNFVQPNISVALAQQLEAHFAQADYTFSDYVGSLRVA; from the coding sequence ATGCTCACAACGAAAGCTGCAGTGCCGGAGACTGCTGCGCTGAAAGTGCGCCCATGTGCCGTATCACTGGGGCGGGGACTGGACTTGAAAAATCCCGTCATGCTGGCATCTGGCACAGCCTCCTACGGCGAGGAGCTAAGTGCGCTGGTGAATCTAAATGCGTTAGGTGGCTTGGTAACCAAAGCCATCTCGCTGGAGCCACGCGAGGGTAACTTGCCGCCTCGCATTGTGGAAACGCCAGCAGGAATGCTCAACGCAATCGGCTTAGCAAATGTAGGAGTGGAGCGTTTCGTGGCAGAAAAACTGCCTTTTCTGCGCACGCTGCAGCTTGCCGTAGTGGTCAATATCGTAGGGCGATCAATTGAAGACTACTGCGAAGTGGTGCGCCGTTTAGATAGAGAAGCAGGTATCAGCGGCTATGAAATCAACCTGTCGTGCCCAAATGTCAAAGGGGAGTGCATCATCTTCGGGGTCGATGAGGGTGCAACTTACGAAATCACAGCGGCCCTCAGAGCCATCACCTCGCGCCACCTAATGATTAAACTGACGCCAAACGTGACATCAATTGCCAAAATTGCACTGGCAGCGGAACGAGGCGGAGCAGACTCAGTGTCGCTAATCAACACGGTGGTGGGAATGGCAGTTGACTACAGGACGCGCCGCCCGAAACTGCACAACATCACAGGAGGGCTGTCTGGACCTGCCATCAAGCCAATTGCACTGGCAAAAGTCTGGGAGGTCTACCAAGCAGTGCGGATTCCGATTGTGGGAATGGGCGGCATTAGCAGCTTTGAAGATGCAATGGAGTTTTTCCTTGTGGGCGCAAAAGCAATTCAAGTCGGCACAATGAACTTTGTGCAGCCTAATATCAGCGTAGCGCTTGCACAGCAGCTTGAGGCACACTTTGCGCAAGCCGATTACACCTTCTCTGACTATGTCGGTAGCTTGCGTGTGGCGTAG
- a CDS encoding TlpA family protein disulfide reductase gives MALNQMRYQPVLWLSLLSVAFSACLTLDPDETPVIDAETRLKRSSTIIGDTFNVVLLPPEPIDSAARPPEVVYTFKFWQPEFFENEAPQIRRVKMENYRNLYWFAPIAIPSSAQILSYYITGAPYHDSSAVESYLVYNRSGKPVQWSHYRLANVLRQRGAPMDTVLTLLRTELSLYPNSDDAYISYWSLYFQYAGRTDEALATIEREIAEVRRQRRDDPRLLEAIAIMYVYGMNDRRRAYDITRDIPDAYLHPLNLYNRFLTDPDNDRRELALAAMTEKYPTHPLTVKMNLSHLLFYLSNQKLSNYKDRGAIFAENLLNRRLSAFRTSRINTYAVRYLFDYYADLNLAKALPYVKDVLRMDYDREVYDLRTLLHFSERFASSKDYAGFAIDLAGKVLEAVESEQKKPLVLRPEAEYVQTEAGRQLFYQDAMGCAYYCIGKAYRSIGDEKNALSNFREAEKSCLSRRAELYFEMAQSLYALREESALTSALKSLAAQPSQNVQKWIEETLKPKFKKGESLETMRLAAGSTASAPALQLSMLDGKTVSLASLSSKLVLLYVWSPNSTLSKFLLSDLQLLNAKYRARGVSMIALDVEDGLKTVRQSPDEYAYGLTFAAASPAAVQDYQICLLPSVILIKDGKVVYRQFGYSREFLSQLETALQEFLSEPTVSNSSTKERAKKR, from the coding sequence ATGGCTCTAAACCAAATGCGCTACCAACCTGTTCTTTGGCTTAGCCTGCTAAGCGTAGCTTTTTCAGCCTGCCTCACACTCGACCCAGATGAGACGCCTGTGATTGATGCAGAAACGCGCCTCAAGCGAAGCTCTACCATTATCGGCGATACATTCAATGTGGTGCTCTTGCCGCCTGAGCCGATTGATTCAGCCGCCAGGCCGCCTGAGGTGGTCTATACCTTCAAATTCTGGCAGCCTGAGTTTTTTGAAAATGAGGCGCCACAAATTCGGCGAGTGAAAATGGAAAACTACCGTAACCTATACTGGTTTGCTCCGATTGCGATTCCTTCGAGTGCACAAATTTTATCTTACTACATCACTGGTGCACCCTATCACGATTCTTCAGCTGTTGAAAGCTACTTGGTCTACAATCGCTCTGGCAAGCCCGTGCAGTGGTCGCATTATCGCTTAGCAAATGTGCTTCGGCAGCGAGGAGCACCAATGGATACGGTGCTAACACTTCTGCGCACAGAGCTATCGCTCTACCCGAATAGCGATGATGCTTATATCTCATACTGGTCGTTGTATTTCCAGTATGCAGGGCGTACCGATGAGGCACTGGCAACGATTGAGCGAGAAATTGCTGAAGTGCGCCGCCAGCGCCGTGATGACCCCCGCTTGCTTGAGGCAATTGCAATTATGTATGTCTATGGAATGAATGACCGTCGGCGCGCCTACGACATCACCCGTGATATTCCTGACGCCTATCTGCACCCGCTCAACCTTTACAATCGCTTTCTGACTGACCCTGATAACGACCGCCGTGAGCTGGCACTGGCAGCAATGACCGAAAAATATCCCACGCACCCACTGACCGTGAAGATGAACCTTTCGCATCTACTATTCTACCTTTCGAACCAAAAGCTCTCAAACTACAAAGACCGTGGCGCGATCTTTGCCGAAAATTTGCTGAACCGTCGCCTAAGTGCTTTTCGCACCAGTCGCATCAATACCTACGCTGTGCGCTATCTTTTTGACTACTACGCCGACCTGAATCTTGCCAAAGCCCTCCCATATGTGAAAGATGTGCTGCGTATGGATTACGACCGTGAAGTGTATGACCTACGCACACTCTTGCACTTCTCAGAACGGTTTGCTAGCTCAAAAGACTATGCGGGCTTTGCGATTGACCTTGCAGGCAAGGTGCTTGAAGCTGTTGAAAGCGAGCAAAAAAAGCCGCTGGTTCTGCGCCCTGAAGCAGAGTATGTGCAAACTGAGGCAGGGCGACAGCTCTTTTATCAAGATGCCATGGGCTGTGCGTATTATTGCATCGGCAAAGCCTATCGCAGCATTGGCGACGAAAAGAATGCGCTAAGTAACTTCCGAGAAGCAGAAAAAAGCTGCCTGTCTCGCCGAGCAGAGTTGTATTTTGAGATGGCGCAGTCACTCTACGCGTTAAGAGAAGAAAGCGCACTCACATCTGCCCTAAAGTCGCTTGCAGCACAGCCCTCGCAGAATGTGCAAAAGTGGATTGAAGAAACCCTAAAGCCGAAGTTCAAAAAGGGGGAATCCTTAGAGACAATGCGTCTGGCAGCAGGAAGCACAGCATCGGCACCAGCGCTCCAGCTCTCTATGCTCGACGGCAAAACGGTATCGCTGGCTAGCCTATCCAGCAAGTTAGTGCTGCTTTATGTGTGGTCGCCCAATTCTACACTCTCAAAGTTTTTGCTGTCAGACTTACAGCTTCTTAACGCAAAGTATCGAGCCCGTGGTGTGTCCATGATTGCGTTAGATGTAGAGGACGGATTGAAGACTGTGCGGCAGTCACCCGATGAATATGCTTACGGCTTGACCTTTGCAGCCGCATCACCTGCTGCAGTGCAGGATTACCAAATCTGCTTGCTGCCAAGTGTCATTCTTATCAAAGATGGCAAGGTGGTTTATCGACAGTTTGGATACAGTCGTGAGTTTTTATCTCAGCTTGAAACAGCCTTGCAGGAGTTTCTCTCGGAGCCGACCGTGTCCAACAGTTCAACCAAAGAAAGAGCAAAGAAACGATGA
- a CDS encoding DNA double-strand break repair nuclease NurA encodes MLKVSNLYPQLQDLSSRLAQRAPQFSKNLRRFYELLQSQSALKARFNPEQAAHKVMAIPIEEPALKKATPPRPKELTLCASDGSQIFPDRHLSADFFLLNLSRIVLHLGVNEKPMLRNEAQLFEREMLAEKLNVSEEDEPILTVELVTAMRQEAELQVLLETCQSLRVHRPLLALADGTLLCWHLKRLQPLALQRHFIERYASTLTQFQAGQLTVASYISAPSSREVSNLLQQLLCSELEKEDLSLELWLNDARLFFGYLQRGERSAVFASRSEILQHYEPSDRVYFFYLHTGYEIARVEFPKWCYDAGATDFIHAVVMDDVQKGRGYPMILTEAHEQAAITPAEQEEFYRLLEHLCALQGQTLNYSAKSLSKRIAKL; translated from the coding sequence GTGCTAAAAGTCAGCAACCTCTACCCACAACTGCAAGACCTAAGCAGCCGGCTTGCGCAGCGCGCGCCCCAATTCAGCAAGAACCTAAGGCGCTTCTATGAGCTACTGCAGAGCCAGTCAGCGCTGAAGGCGCGCTTCAACCCTGAGCAGGCAGCACACAAGGTTATGGCAATTCCAATTGAAGAACCGGCCCTGAAGAAAGCAACGCCACCTCGACCGAAGGAACTGACGCTCTGCGCTAGCGATGGCTCGCAGATTTTTCCTGACCGACATCTGAGCGCAGATTTTTTTCTGCTGAACCTCAGTCGAATTGTATTGCATCTGGGCGTAAATGAAAAGCCAATGCTCCGAAACGAGGCTCAACTCTTTGAGCGTGAAATGCTGGCAGAGAAGCTAAATGTGTCCGAAGAAGATGAACCGATTCTCACGGTTGAGTTGGTAACGGCAATGCGCCAAGAAGCAGAGCTTCAAGTGCTACTGGAAACTTGCCAAAGTCTGCGCGTACATCGCCCGCTGCTGGCACTTGCCGATGGCACTTTGCTCTGCTGGCACCTAAAACGCTTGCAACCGCTGGCTCTGCAGCGCCACTTCATTGAACGGTATGCATCAACCCTTACGCAGTTTCAAGCAGGGCAGCTAACTGTGGCCAGCTACATTAGCGCGCCCAGTAGCCGAGAAGTGTCGAACTTGCTACAGCAACTCCTCTGCTCTGAACTTGAAAAAGAAGACCTATCGCTTGAGCTGTGGCTCAATGATGCAAGACTTTTCTTTGGCTATTTGCAAAGGGGAGAGCGCTCCGCCGTCTTTGCAAGCCGCTCTGAAATTTTGCAGCACTACGAACCAAGCGACCGAGTGTATTTCTTCTATCTGCACACAGGCTATGAAATTGCACGTGTCGAATTTCCAAAATGGTGTTATGACGCAGGGGCAACCGACTTTATTCATGCCGTGGTGATGGACGATGTGCAAAAAGGCAGGGGCTACCCGATGATTCTGACTGAGGCACACGAACAAGCAGCCATTACCCCTGCTGAACAAGAGGAATTTTACCGACTGTTAGAACATCTATGTGCCTTGCAGGGGCAGACATTAAATTACTCGGCGAAAAGCCTCTCAAAGCGAATCGCAAAACTCTAA